GGTCTCCTGCCCGACTTGCGCCAGGACCCAAGTCGACCTGATCGGCCTATGCGGCCGTTTTGAAAAGAGAGTCGCCAGGTTCGATTTCCCGGGCCTTCTGAAGGTGGCGATCATGGGTTGCGAGGTCAACGGCCCGGGCGAAGCCGGCGATGCCGACATCGGCCTGGCATTTTCACGCGACCGGGCTTTTTTGTTTAAAAAGGGCAGGGTGGTGGCCCGCATGAAACCGGAGCTGGCTTTGGACAGGCTCTACGAACTGGTTCGCGAAGCGGCCGGGGAGAAAAAACATGGCTGACATCGTTGTTTGTCCGGCGTGCGGGGCAAAAAACCGTATCCGGTCCGGCATGCGCGGAGTGCCCTTGTGCGGCAAATGCAAAACTCCGTTACCGCTTCCTGAAAAATCCCAGCTGCGGATCCTGACAACGGATAATTTTGAATCCTCGATCCGTCTCAATCCCCAGCCGATGCTGGTCGATTTCTGGGCCAAATGGTGCATGCCCTGTAGGATGCTGGCCCCAGTACTGGAGAAATTCGCCGTCGCTCACGGCGAGATCTCCGTCGCCAAGGTCGATACCGACGCCGAACCCGGCCTTGCTTCCCAGTTCCAGATTTTCGGCGTCCCTACCTTGATATTGTTCGAAAAAGGACGTGAGGTGCACCGCGTCAGCGGCGCAATGAACGAAAAAGAGTTGGAAACCGCTTTCGCTCCCTGGTTGAAGAAAAAATGATCTTTTAACTTTGGATGCAGCCCTTGGCCCGAGTCCCCGGCTTTTCTCTATCGTGGATTCATCTGCAGGTTGTAGGGAGCTCCGGTGACATGGTAGCCGCTGATCGTGTGCGAGTCGGTGTATCCCCCGGCGAATTGGGCTTGATAGGTGAACGTGGTTGACGCGGAAACCTCCACCGGCACCGTGGACTGGAAGGTGTATTTGGTTCCGGCGGTCACGGTGAATTGCTGGGTGGCGGAGCCGCTGCTGGTGCCGATGGTCATGCTGATGGTGCCGTCTCCGCCATCGTTTTTCACATAGCTGAAAAAGCGGATCGCGGTGACGCCGATATACTCTTCCGCCGGGCAACCGCCGCACGAATCGGCGACGAAATTGGGCGGATTCGTTCCATCCCCATCGCCGTCATCACCGCCGGAGGTCGCGCAGGATATGGCGATCAGACCTGC
The DNA window shown above is from Candidatus Aminicenantes bacterium and carries:
- the trxA gene encoding thioredoxin; the encoded protein is MADIVVCPACGAKNRIRSGMRGVPLCGKCKTPLPLPEKSQLRILTTDNFESSIRLNPQPMLVDFWAKWCMPCRMLAPVLEKFAVAHGEISVAKVDTDAEPGLASQFQIFGVPTLILFEKGREVHRVSGAMNEKELETAFAPWLKKK